In Primulina eburnea isolate SZY01 chromosome 14, ASM2296580v1, whole genome shotgun sequence, the following proteins share a genomic window:
- the LOC140812787 gene encoding monothiol glutaredoxin-S15, mitochondrial-like → MVRLLANIIRRGVAPFPVSGLTASGSFYQSILSFSTGVPDDTHEDFRPTIKTESSGLSIKDIVEQDLKENPVMIYMKGVPDLPRCGFSALAVRVLKEYNVPLSARNILEDLELKNAVKAFSHWPTFPQIFINGEFVGGSDIILNMHQTGELKKN, encoded by the exons atGGTGAGGTTATTGGCTAATATAATTCGTAGAGGTGTTGCACCTTTTCCAGTCTCGGGTTTGACT GCATCTGGTTCTTTCTACCAGAGCATTCTTAGTTTTTCTACTGGTGTGCCTGATGACACGCATGAAGATTTTAGACCCACTATTAAAACTGAGAGTTCTGGTCTTTCTATAAAAGACATAGTCGAGCAG GATTTGAAGGAAAACCCTGTGATGATATACATGAAAGGGGTGCCTGATCTTCCCCGATGTGGATTTAGTGCATTAGCAGTGAGAGTTTTGAAAGAATATA ATGTTCCATTAAGTGCCAGAAATATATTAGAAGACCTTGAACTAAAGAATGCTGTAAAAGCTTTCAG CCACTGGCCGACATTCCCTCAAATATTCATCAATGGGGAGTTTGTTGGAGGATCTGATATCATTCTTAACATGCATCAG